In a single window of the Antedon mediterranea chromosome 1, ecAntMedi1.1, whole genome shotgun sequence genome:
- the LOC140039152 gene encoding melatonin receptor type 1B-A-like yields the protein MTKMLHELTKVEQIASSFHIIFLLMFSIIGICGNSLTIIAVIRVHKLSTPTNFFIANLAVADLIVCLFVNPFYVLTIIHQEWPLGNAICKYIGFATAWTCGASLMNLAAIAINRYICIVQSKHYTDIFSKKNTILFCCLTWLLALLSVLPPLLGFGSYGLNINLMSCNISSSRESWKYMATILTIYFGCTAVIIFICYYKIFKLLKTSSVKIQTQPTSDRRMSTHGRRSLLRPSDIKIAKNLLLVSLVFAICWAPIMILSIADVKGNTSKTLWRAVGVLALANSMINPIIYAWKNRGFKQAYLQTIKCNCANFQASISENSRPCESGHSK from the coding sequence ATGACCAAAATGTTGCATGAATTAACAAAAGTTGAACAGATTGCTTCATCGTTTCATATAATTTTCTTGTTGATGTTTTCTATCATCGGTATTTGTGGAAACAGTCTTACAATAATCGCAGTTATACGAGTACACAAACTATCAACACCCACAAACTTCTTTATCGCAAATCTCGCTGTAGCCGATCTCATCGTTTGTCTGTTTGTGAACCCATTCTACGTATTAACAATCATACACCAAGAGTGGCCATTGGGTAATGCTATTTGTAAATACATTGGGTTTGCAACGGCTTGGACTTGCGGAGCTTCTCTGATGAACTTGGCAGCGATCGCAATCAATCGTTATATCTGTATTGTGCAGTCTAAACATTATACAGACATTTTCTCgaaaaaaaataccatattATTCTGTTGTTTAACGTGGTTATTAGCGCTTCTATCGGTCTTACCGCCGCTACTTGGATTTGGAAGCTACGGTCTGAATATTAATCTTATGTCTTGCAACATATCAAGTTCACGGGAATCGTGGAAATATATGGCTACGATTTTAACCATTTACTTTGGATGTACCGCAGTTATCATCTTCATTTGCTATTACAAGATCTTTAAATTGCTTAAAACGAGTTCGGTTAAAATTCAAACGCAACCAACATCAGATAGAAGAATGTCGACGCATGGACGCAGAAGCTTGCTTCGTCCGTCAGATATCAAGATAGCTAAAAATCTTCTTCTGGTTTCTCTCGTGTTCGCAATCTGCTGGGCGCCAATCATGATATTGTCTATTGCCGATGTAAAAGGAAACACTTCCAAAACTTTATGGCGTGCTGTTGGCGTTTTAGCTCTTGCAAACTCTATGATTAATCCAATTATTTATGCGTGGAAAAACAGAGGATTTAAACAGGCCTATCTACAGACTATAAAATGCAACTGCGCTAATTTTCAAGCAAGCATTAGTGAAAACTCCAGACCATGTGAGTCAGGTCATTCAAAATGA
- the LOC140039409 gene encoding insulin-induced gene 2 protein-like: MVVTLKSSRGLVLRAVILFAIGVILATILNVMAIQRRVTILSPEVIANLFAQNWWLPEWWVPASCGLAAVCVGILCPCLDLRLGEPKHFKKEWSSVMRCVAVFVGINHACAKIDFGNNLQFSMTIAAMSVGMWWLFDRSRSGLGLGLGVAVLVSLFTQLIVYADVNRPLHKEIMYSRSWLPCVFFSGGVTVGNIGRQLAVYEEQWKKKHVD; encoded by the exons ATGGTAGTGACGCTGAAGAGTTCACGTGGTCTTGTGCTGCGCGCTGTCATACTTTTCGCAATCGGTGTAATTTTAGCAACTATTCTCAATGTTATGGCCATCCAGAGAAGAGTCACTATCTTGTCACCAGAAGTAATTGCCAATCTATTTGCGCAAAATTGGTGGCTACCAGAATGGTGGGTTCCAGCATCATGCGGATTAGCTGCAG tTTGTGTTGGCATCCTTTGCCCATGCTTGGACTTGAGGTTAGGTGAGCCAAAACACTTCAAGAAGGAGTGGTCAAGTGTAATGAGATGCGTAGCGGTCTTTGTTGGAATCAATCATGCGTGCGCT AAAATTGATTTCGGAAACAATTTACAGTTTTCTATGACGATAGCTGCGATGTCTGTAGGCATGTGGTGGTTATTTGATCGGTCAAGGAGTGGTCTTGGGCTCGGTTTGGGCGTGGCTGTTCTTGTTTCACTTTTCACACAGCTCATAGTTTATGCAGATGTTAATAG gcCATTACATAAAGAAATAATGTACTCAAGATCCTGGCTTCCGTGCGTCTTCTTCTCCGGTGGTGTTACGGTTGGCAACATTGGCAGACAGCTGGCTGTG tatGAGGAACAGTGGAAGAAGAAACATGTAGATTAA